The genomic interval GCGGGCCACGTCCACGGCGTCGGCCAGCAAAGGCCTTACATCGGACGGCGCTGTTCCCACCCCGCCGACTCCGTCGGCTGCCATCCCCCTGGAAACACTAACTGCGCTCACGGCCTACATTTTGCCGTATGGAACGCAATCCGCGTTCGTTGGCCATGGCTGTTCTTTTCTGCCTGCTCACGGCGAGCGGTTGCACCGGTGCCGACGATGCTCCCCCAGAGCTTCGAATCGAGGTCGTCGGCACCCGCCCGCACGACCCGCGAGCCTTCACCCAGGGGCTCGAGATATCCGACGGAGTGCTGTACGAAAGCACCGGGTTGACGGGCGCGTCGTGGGTGCGCGCCAGCGATCTCGCCACCGGCGCTGAATTGGCGCGCGCACAGGTGCCCGGCGACTTCTTCGGCGAGGGCATCACCCGGGCCGGCGCCACGCTGTGGCAGTTGACCTGGAAGGACAACGTGGCCTACGCCCGCGACCCGGCCAGTCTCGCGGTGCGCGGTCAGGCGCGATACGACGGCGAGGGCTGGGGTCTGTGCACCCGTGGCGAGCGGTTGGTGATGAGCGACGGCACCGCGACGCTGACCTTCCGCGATCCGATCAGCTTCGCCGTCACCGGCACCGTCGCCCTCGACGGCTACCGCGGCGCACACCTGAACGAGCTGGACTGCGCGCCCGACGGTTCGGTCTACGCCAACGACTATCCGACCGATCGGATCCTCCGCATCGATCCCGAGTCCGGGCGTGTCCTCGGGGTGATCGACGCGCGCGGGCTGCTCACGCCCGCCGAACGGGCCCGTACCGACGTGCTCAACGGCATCGCTCACCTGCCCGGCACCGATCGGTTCCTGGTCACCGGCAAGTACTGGCCGACGATCTTCGAGGTGCGCTTCGTCCCGGTGTGAGGCATCGAACCGGACGGCCTGGGTACCGCGCGGTTTCCGATCAGTCAGAATTGAACGTGTGACGACTCCTCGTGATCCCACCGGTCCTGACCGTGGTTCCTGGGATGGCGTGGAACAACCACCGGTCCACCGGCATCCCGGGTTCACCAGTTATCCGCCGCCGACCCGCCCGCTGCCACCGCTGGGTTCCGAACACCGCGGCCCGCGCCGAGTCTTCCCGAACCGGCCGAAGCCGCCGCAGCCGGAAACGCGGCCCTACCACCAGGCGCCGCCGCCGCCCGGAGCACCACACCGCGGTAACCAAGCACCACAACCGGATCCGACCCGGCACACCCCGGATCCGACTCGGCACACCCCAGGTCAGACCCGACACACCCCAGATCCGACCCAGCAGATTCCGGATCCGACTCAGCAGATCCCGCACGCCGAACCAGGCCGGCAACGCGTGCCACGCAAACTGACCGTCACCCGGGTAGCCGTCATGCGCGGTCGTGAGCTGACCGAGAAGGGCATAGCCACCTTCCAGCGCGCCGCGAAGGCGGACGGTGCCGACAAGTCCGGTCTCACCGCGCTGACCTACGCGACCATGACGAACTTCGCCTTGGACGCGGCGATCGCGGTGGCGCTGGCCAACACGCTGTTCTTCGCCAGCGCGACAGCGGAGAGCAAATCGAAGGTCGCGCTGTATCTGCTGATCACCATCGCCCCGTTCGCGGTGATCGCTCCGCTGATCGGCCCGCTGCTGGACCGGTTGCAACGTGGCCGGAGATTGGCGCTGGCGACGTCGTTCGGGATCCGTGCGGCGGTCGCGGTGATCCTGATCTTCCAGTTCGACAACATCGCGCTCTATCCGCTCGCGTTGTGCATGATGATCGGCAGTAAATCGTTCTCGGTGCTCAAGAGCGCGGTGACGCCGCGCGTGCTGCCACCGGAGATCGATCTGGTCCGCACGAATTCCCGGCTCACGGTTTTCGGACTGGTCGGCGGCACGATCGGCGCGGGCGCGGTGGCCGCGCTCGCCGCTTATATCGCCGGGTCCAACGGCGCGCTGATCCTGGCCGTGCTGATCGCGCTGGCCGGCGCCTATCTGAGCCTGCGCATTCCGCGCTGGGTCGAGGTCACCGAGGGCGAAGTGCCCGCGACCCTGAGTTATCACGGCGAAGAAGCCCGCACGGAAGTCATCCGTGAGGTGCCGCCCGATATTCCGGCGCGCCGCCGCCGGCAGCCGCTGGGCCGCGCCGTGGTCACCGGATTGTGGGGCAACAGCGCGATCCGCGTGCTGACCGGTTTCCTCACCTTCTATGTGGCCTTCGTCGCCAAGGCCACCGAGCACCGGCCGACGCAGCAGGCGATGATGCTGGTCATCGTCGGCGCGGCCGCGGCGATCGGCAATTTCACCGGCAACGCCACCGGCGCGCGCCTCGAGCTCGGCCGCCCGTCGCTGATCGTGGTGGGCTGCACCGCGGCTTGCACGCTGGTCGCCGTTTTCGCGGTCCTCGCCGACAACCTGCTGGGCGCGGCCGTCGCGACGCTGGTCGCCTCCGGTGCGAGCGCCCTGGCGAAGGTGTCGCTGGACGCGGCGATCCAGGATGACCTGCCACCGGAGTCGATCGCTTCCGGTTTCGGCCGGTCCGAGACCGTGCTGCAGTTGTCCTGGGTGATCGGCGGCTCGGCCGGTGTGCTGATGCCGACCGAGTGGTGGAAGGGTTTCGCCGTCGTTTCGGTGATACTCGTGCTGGGCCTGGCCCAGACCTACCTCAGCTATCGCGGCCATTCGCTGCTGCCTTTCATGACGGGCAACCGGCCGCAGCATGTCGAGCAGAAAGTGCCCGGCACAACGACATTCATCCCCCGACCGACTGGAGAACCCCTCAGTGAGTGAGCGACGCAAGCTCAGCGGCCGCACCATCATCGCCCTGCTCGCGGTGGCCACCCTGGTTGTCGTCGGCGTGGCGGGAGCCGTGGTGTTCAACGCCGTCCGCAACGCGCCGTGGCATGCGCCCGAGCTCACCGCCTACGCGCACGGGCAGACCGTCGATGTCACGCCCTTCGCCTACTGCTCGGTCACCATGCGTGACTGCCGCGTGCTGCCGCAGAACCCGGCCGACGCCGCGGGTTCGGTCTTCGATGGTCTGCCCTGTAAGGAATCCGACTGCCAGCGGGGCCGGACCACTTCGCTCGAAGTGCCGCCCGGCTACCCGTTGCAGGTGTCGTTGCCGAGCCAGATAGTGAACGCGCCGTGGCTGGCGACGCTGGTGTACGTCCGGGAGGACGGGCAGATCGTGATCGAGGAGAAGTGGCGCGACGAATACCCGGAGGGCGCGCGGGCCATCACCATCGATTCGCGGCCGCTTCCGGAGCTGCGGTTGGTCGGCGTGGAAGTCCAGCTGCCGATCCTGGCACGGGACGAGTCCGGTCGCGAAGGCTGGGTACCGCACGCCGCGTGGTCCATCAGTACCGCTCAGGCATAGCAA from Nocardia goodfellowii carries:
- a CDS encoding DUF2771 domain-containing protein; this translates as MSERRKLSGRTIIALLAVATLVVVGVAGAVVFNAVRNAPWHAPELTAYAHGQTVDVTPFAYCSVTMRDCRVLPQNPADAAGSVFDGLPCKESDCQRGRTTSLEVPPGYPLQVSLPSQIVNAPWLATLVYVREDGQIVIEEKWRDEYPEGARAITIDSRPLPELRLVGVEVQLPILARDESGREGWVPHAAWSISTAQA
- a CDS encoding MFS transporter; the protein is MTTPRDPTGPDRGSWDGVEQPPVHRHPGFTSYPPPTRPLPPLGSEHRGPRRVFPNRPKPPQPETRPYHQAPPPPGAPHRGNQAPQPDPTRHTPDPTRHTPGQTRHTPDPTQQIPDPTQQIPHAEPGRQRVPRKLTVTRVAVMRGRELTEKGIATFQRAAKADGADKSGLTALTYATMTNFALDAAIAVALANTLFFASATAESKSKVALYLLITIAPFAVIAPLIGPLLDRLQRGRRLALATSFGIRAAVAVILIFQFDNIALYPLALCMMIGSKSFSVLKSAVTPRVLPPEIDLVRTNSRLTVFGLVGGTIGAGAVAALAAYIAGSNGALILAVLIALAGAYLSLRIPRWVEVTEGEVPATLSYHGEEARTEVIREVPPDIPARRRRQPLGRAVVTGLWGNSAIRVLTGFLTFYVAFVAKATEHRPTQQAMMLVIVGAAAAIGNFTGNATGARLELGRPSLIVVGCTAACTLVAVFAVLADNLLGAAVATLVASGASALAKVSLDAAIQDDLPPESIASGFGRSETVLQLSWVIGGSAGVLMPTEWWKGFAVVSVILVLGLAQTYLSYRGHSLLPFMTGNRPQHVEQKVPGTTTFIPRPTGEPLSE
- a CDS encoding glutaminyl-peptide cyclotransferase is translated as MERNPRSLAMAVLFCLLTASGCTGADDAPPELRIEVVGTRPHDPRAFTQGLEISDGVLYESTGLTGASWVRASDLATGAELARAQVPGDFFGEGITRAGATLWQLTWKDNVAYARDPASLAVRGQARYDGEGWGLCTRGERLVMSDGTATLTFRDPISFAVTGTVALDGYRGAHLNELDCAPDGSVYANDYPTDRILRIDPESGRVLGVIDARGLLTPAERARTDVLNGIAHLPGTDRFLVTGKYWPTIFEVRFVPV